The Paraburkholderia dioscoreae DNA window CGCGGAAAAGCCCGAGGCGGTGCGGGTGGTCATGAAGGAAGCGGTGCGCCGGTCGTGGCGTCATCTGGCCGAGGAGCGTATCGAGGATCTCGAGCCGAGCATTCCGCTCGGCCCGCGCTTCTGGCCGCTGGCGAAGAGCGAGCGGCGCGAGATCGAATCGCTGTTCGAGAAGGGCTCGCTGGCGCGGCTCGCCACGGTGCTGCGCGGCGTCGGCGACGAGGCCGACGTGGAAGTGCTCGACGCCGCTTACTGGGTGAAAGGATGCAGCTCGCTCGGCCGGTTGCGCTATGCGGTACTGCTTGACATCGACGGCGCCGCGGCGGAAGGCGATGACCTGTGCCTGATGGATATCAAGGAAGCCGTGCAGGCCGCCGCGCCGCGCTATGCCGGCGTGCGGATGCCGCGCGATAACGCCGAACGGGTGGTGGAGGGCGCGCGGCATCTGTCGCCGTCGCTCGGCGAGCGGATGCGGGCGGCGCGGCTCGCGGATCGCGCCGTCGTGATTCGCGAACTGCTGCCGCAGGACATGAAGCTGACAATCGAGCAACTGACCCGCGACGAAGCCACCAAGGCGGCGCGCTTCCTGGCGATGGTGGTCGGCCGGGCGCATGCGCGGCAAATGGATAGCGCCGAGCGCAAGGCCTGGCTCACCGAACTGCGCAGAAACCGTTCGAAGACCCTCGACGCGCCAGGGTGGCTATGGAAAGGCATCGTGGAACTGGTGAGCAGCCACGCCGCCGGCTATCTGGAACATTGCCGGCGATACGCGACCGGGCGCGATAGCGGCTGACGCGTTGTGCTTCTGCCCGCGGCGGCAACCTGAGCCGGGGCGCCGCCGGTGCCCCGCACCCGAACGTCAGTTCGACAACGACAGATAAGGCGAAGTGAGCGGCGCGGGCGGGAACGGCTGCAAGCCCGTCTGCTTGCTGAAGCTGTACCTCACATAAACCGCCGCGAGCCACTCGCGATATTCATAAGCATTGCCGAGCGAAGCAGTCGCTCCGAACGCCAGTTGCGGCGCCAGTTGATATTCGCCCACCGCGCTGAGCGAATACGACACGCCGGTTTTGCTCTGGCCCGGATACACCGCGCCGCCATCGACTCCGGTGCCGACGAAACCCGCATTCGCCGCCGCCGAACTCTGTCGGTTGGAACCGTCGTTGAGCGGGAAGTAGTTCGACG harbors:
- a CDS encoding DUF2252 domain-containing protein, whose translation is MAKKNLTRNKLPKPDARQALLVTRRNARMARSAHAYVRGNTSKFYEWLDGIEGHALPEGPAIWICGDCHTGNLGPVADAQGRVEIQIRDLDQTVIGNPAHDLIRLGLSLATAARGSDLPGVTTVSMMEALAEGYELAFDEAAGNADIRAEKPEAVRVVMKEAVRRSWRHLAEERIEDLEPSIPLGPRFWPLAKSERREIESLFEKGSLARLATVLRGVGDEADVEVLDAAYWVKGCSSLGRLRYAVLLDIDGAAAEGDDLCLMDIKEAVQAAAPRYAGVRMPRDNAERVVEGARHLSPSLGERMRAARLADRAVVIRELLPQDMKLTIEQLTRDEATKAARFLAMVVGRAHARQMDSAERKAWLTELRRNRSKTLDAPGWLWKGIVELVSSHAAGYLEHCRRYATGRDSG